In the genome of Xanthocytophaga agilis, one region contains:
- a CDS encoding AAA family ATPase: MAASNGYVFYGVESTSQEVRKFTEHILRANLAAEEKGHKKTPVCIWGTHGIGKTEVVQQIARDNNYQFVYIAPAQFEEMGDLIGMPAIENGKTVFRAPEWVPTQPGPGVLLIDDVNRADDRILRGIMQLLQNYELVSWKLPYQWQIVLTANPDGGNYSVTPMDDAMLTRMMHITMKFDSKVWAFWAEKAGVDPRGINFVLTYPEVAHGSRTTPRSLVQFFDSISSIKSLSDELPLIQMLASSCLDEETVTSFISYVQQNLSELISPEEIYEAKDFSRQVYHPVKKCVDQDVFRVDIMATICTRLINHLTIQNIKLKPEQVKNIQEFIKIDFLPNDLRLSLLQDLVQSPNATLKMVMADPEVSRLLLKKM, encoded by the coding sequence ATGGCAGCTTCTAATGGGTATGTTTTCTATGGAGTAGAATCTACTTCGCAGGAAGTACGCAAATTTACCGAACATATATTAAGGGCCAATCTGGCAGCAGAAGAGAAAGGACACAAGAAAACGCCTGTTTGTATCTGGGGGACACATGGGATTGGAAAAACAGAAGTGGTTCAGCAGATTGCCAGAGATAATAACTACCAGTTTGTCTATATTGCTCCAGCCCAGTTTGAGGAAATGGGCGACCTGATTGGAATGCCCGCCATTGAAAATGGGAAAACCGTATTCCGTGCTCCGGAATGGGTGCCTACACAACCAGGACCGGGAGTCTTATTGATTGATGACGTGAATAGGGCTGATGACCGGATTCTACGAGGGATTATGCAATTGTTGCAGAATTACGAACTGGTAAGCTGGAAGTTACCGTATCAGTGGCAGATTGTGTTGACTGCCAATCCCGATGGAGGCAATTATTCTGTAACACCTATGGATGATGCCATGCTGACTCGTATGATGCACATTACCATGAAGTTTGACAGCAAAGTATGGGCATTCTGGGCCGAGAAAGCAGGCGTAGACCCGAGAGGGATCAACTTTGTACTTACCTATCCGGAAGTGGCACACGGCAGTCGAACTACACCTCGATCCCTTGTGCAGTTTTTTGATAGTATCAGCAGCATCAAAAGCTTGTCTGACGAATTGCCTCTGATTCAAATGCTGGCATCTTCCTGTCTGGACGAAGAAACTGTTACCTCGTTTATTTCCTATGTGCAGCAGAATCTGAGTGAGCTGATTTCGCCGGAAGAAATTTATGAAGCCAAGGATTTTTCCCGGCAGGTATACCATCCGGTTAAAAAGTGTGTAGACCAGGATGTGTTTCGGGTCGATATTATGGCTACCATCTGCACTCGTTTGATCAACCATCTGACTATTCAGAATATAAAGTTAAAACCTGAGCAGGTTAAGAATATACAGGAATTTATTAAGATAGATTTTCTGCCCAATGACTTGCGTCTTTCTTTGTTACAGGATCTGGTGCAATCTCCCAATGCAACACTAAAAATGGTGATGGCAGATCCGGAAGTAAGTCGGTTATTACTAAAGAAAATGTAA
- a CDS encoding ATP-binding protein: MRDLASSHSFISGGGEMGALIRSMDWSKTPLGPVEDWPQSLKTTVSLCLSSTFPILIAWGPELIQIYNDSYRPICGAKHPESMGQNFKICWETALPVVGGAFDRGLAGEGTYIKDQQMLLDRYGYLEEAFMTFSFAPIRDESGNVGGIFHPITETTEQILSARRTQVLRDVAVHIGKARTNSEVVRELTTIHPSLTYDLPFIQLYELDSKTGLATLQMSSGTSQGALEFPQIDTQTSDETHWPFDLVLESQDFVLVSNLEERFGSFQSGPFEQPPHTAFIFPIQIAGQEKPYGFMVAGVSRGRALDQEYQNFFELLSNAISTAFSSVDAYQQQQKRAQQLAEIDKAKTAFFSNVSHEFRTPLTLLLGPLEEQIEKSRNTLTMQDIESMHRNALRLLKLVNNLLDFSRVEAGRVKASFEKVDLGEVTEDLASTFRSVMESAGLELQVKRPAEVMPVYVDMDMWEKIVLNLLSNAFKYTLQGRVKVSVFEKDGQAVLQVADTGVGIEEKELPHMFERFHRVENSQGRTHEGTGIGLSLVYELVNLHHGQIQIASVFGEGTTFTVSIPTGKDHISIEQLSEGKNLPKVVSQKQTFILEAMSLLGTQNAAEGSWESTSASDQILGNPFDNNQIETITVQKDIHLLIVDDNADMRQYLQRMLLPYFSLSLATNGQEAIDKIEIRTPDLIVSDIMMPVMDGREMLQQIRLRSGYQIPVILLSARAGQESRLEGMDWGADDYLVKPFSAKELLTKVSALIKIHQGRKKTEEELRSIFRQAPVAIGIFRGQDLVIEVANTMLLNYWNKTSEQVIGLPYLSAVTEISDDGFETMVREVLQSGIGRVVDQWPVEIKRADTLEKLYITLALEPLQEHNGIVTKVMMVASNVTELSTALEQIRESEQRFRLLANSMPLLVWSLDIESNNHFYNAFAHTYFGHLEQSLTQYILLDLVHPDEKEESMMHWKYSLQTGKDFIYEHRYQRYDGEYRWHLTRGTALRGRHGQMDSWIMTSTDIHDQKTVEEILEDRVAIRTFELKNINEQLIKTNAELEQFAYIASHDLQEPLRKIQVFTKLIRKRLSLEDEESQVYADRVIASANRMLQLVNDILKYSKVAHIELTFEQTDLNTIVQEVLADFELLIAEKEAVVSVDPLPVIEAVPLQMNQLFYNLLGNALKFTRQKPTVEIQYHYIAEEDAEAYGFLQTDIAYAHIVLIDNGIGFDSEHAERIFTIFQRLNPDGGFEGNGIGLTICKRIVENHSGHIRANGVENEGAVFEIFLPITQSSIL; encoded by the coding sequence ATGCGGGACTTAGCATCTAGCCATTCTTTTATATCAGGAGGCGGAGAGATGGGGGCGTTGATACGTTCAATGGATTGGTCAAAGACACCACTTGGTCCGGTTGAGGACTGGCCTCAGAGTTTAAAGACCACTGTAAGTCTTTGTCTTTCGTCAACCTTTCCCATACTGATTGCTTGGGGGCCAGAACTGATTCAGATTTATAATGACAGTTATCGGCCTATCTGCGGCGCTAAGCATCCGGAGTCGATGGGGCAAAACTTTAAAATATGCTGGGAAACGGCATTGCCAGTAGTGGGAGGTGCTTTTGATCGCGGGCTGGCTGGAGAGGGGACATATATTAAGGATCAGCAGATGCTTTTGGATCGGTATGGCTACCTGGAAGAGGCATTCATGACATTCTCTTTTGCGCCTATCCGGGATGAATCCGGAAATGTGGGAGGTATTTTTCACCCCATCACAGAGACAACAGAACAGATTCTGAGTGCCAGACGGACACAGGTTTTACGTGATGTAGCTGTCCATATCGGTAAAGCCCGGACTAACAGTGAGGTGGTAAGAGAACTAACAACTATTCATCCTTCATTAACCTATGATTTACCCTTTATCCAGCTTTATGAACTGGATTCCAAAACAGGTTTGGCAACTCTTCAGATGTCTTCAGGAACCAGTCAGGGAGCACTTGAATTTCCGCAGATAGACACTCAGACGTCTGATGAAACGCATTGGCCATTTGACCTGGTACTAGAAAGCCAGGACTTTGTACTGGTTAGTAACCTGGAGGAACGTTTTGGTTCCTTCCAGTCTGGCCCCTTTGAACAACCACCCCACACTGCATTCATTTTTCCTATTCAAATTGCCGGACAGGAAAAGCCCTATGGGTTTATGGTCGCAGGTGTGAGTAGAGGACGAGCCCTGGATCAGGAATACCAAAACTTTTTTGAGTTGCTTTCGAATGCAATCTCCACTGCTTTCTCAAGCGTAGATGCCTATCAGCAGCAACAAAAGCGGGCACAACAGCTGGCTGAAATTGACAAAGCAAAAACTGCTTTTTTTAGCAATGTGAGCCATGAGTTTCGTACACCCCTTACACTGTTACTTGGACCATTGGAGGAACAGATTGAAAAGTCCCGGAATACACTTACCATGCAGGATATTGAATCTATGCATCGGAATGCGCTGAGACTTTTGAAACTGGTGAATAACTTGCTTGATTTTAGCCGGGTGGAAGCAGGGAGGGTAAAAGCCAGCTTTGAAAAAGTGGATTTAGGAGAAGTGACTGAAGATCTGGCTTCTACCTTTCGATCGGTCATGGAGAGTGCTGGCTTGGAACTACAGGTTAAAAGGCCTGCTGAGGTGATGCCTGTATATGTAGATATGGATATGTGGGAGAAGATTGTATTAAACCTGCTCTCCAATGCATTTAAATATACCCTACAGGGTAGAGTAAAAGTTTCTGTATTTGAAAAAGACGGTCAGGCAGTATTACAGGTTGCAGATACTGGGGTTGGTATTGAAGAAAAAGAACTGCCGCATATGTTTGAACGTTTTCACCGGGTCGAAAATTCACAGGGACGGACCCATGAAGGTACAGGGATTGGTCTCTCATTAGTGTATGAGCTGGTGAATTTACATCATGGACAGATTCAGATTGCCAGTGTGTTTGGAGAAGGCACCACTTTTACGGTGTCTATTCCAACAGGTAAAGACCATATTTCCATAGAGCAACTTTCTGAAGGTAAAAACCTGCCAAAAGTCGTTTCTCAGAAACAAACATTTATTCTGGAGGCTATGAGCCTTCTGGGAACACAGAACGCCGCAGAAGGGAGTTGGGAAAGTACGTCAGCTTCTGATCAAATACTGGGTAATCCATTCGACAATAATCAGATAGAAACTATTACAGTTCAGAAGGATATTCATTTGCTGATTGTGGACGATAATGCTGATATGCGACAATACCTGCAACGAATGCTTTTACCTTATTTTTCTCTTTCGCTTGCTACAAATGGACAAGAGGCCATCGATAAAATAGAGATTCGAACTCCTGATTTGATTGTTAGTGATATTATGATGCCTGTCATGGATGGACGAGAGATGTTGCAGCAAATCCGTTTACGGAGTGGTTATCAGATTCCGGTTATTTTACTATCGGCCAGAGCTGGGCAGGAATCGCGTCTGGAAGGCATGGACTGGGGTGCCGACGATTACCTGGTTAAGCCATTTTCTGCAAAGGAATTACTTACCAAGGTGAGTGCACTAATTAAAATTCATCAGGGCCGGAAAAAGACAGAAGAAGAGCTGCGAAGTATTTTCCGTCAGGCTCCTGTTGCTATAGGAATTTTCCGTGGTCAGGACTTGGTTATTGAAGTAGCAAATACCATGCTGCTCAATTACTGGAATAAGACAAGTGAACAGGTTATAGGACTGCCGTATCTTTCTGCAGTTACAGAGATTTCAGATGATGGATTTGAGACTATGGTTAGAGAGGTGTTGCAGAGTGGTATAGGACGTGTAGTAGATCAATGGCCCGTGGAAATCAAACGCGCAGATACCTTAGAAAAACTATACATTACCCTGGCCTTGGAGCCGTTACAGGAACACAATGGTATTGTGACTAAGGTAATGATGGTTGCCAGCAATGTAACTGAGCTATCTACCGCACTGGAACAGATTCGGGAAAGTGAACAACGTTTCCGTTTATTGGCCAACAGCATGCCACTGTTAGTGTGGAGTCTGGATATAGAAAGTAACAATCACTTTTACAATGCTTTTGCTCATACCTATTTTGGACATTTGGAACAGTCACTAACTCAGTATATTTTACTGGATCTTGTGCATCCGGATGAAAAAGAGGAGAGTATGATGCATTGGAAATACTCTCTGCAAACCGGGAAAGATTTTATTTATGAACATCGCTACCAACGGTATGATGGCGAATACAGGTGGCATTTGACCAGGGGCACGGCCTTACGAGGAAGGCATGGACAAATGGATAGCTGGATTATGACTAGCACGGATATTCACGATCAGAAAACGGTGGAGGAAATACTGGAAGATCGTGTAGCTATCAGAACATTCGAACTGAAAAATATCAATGAGCAACTGATAAAGACCAATGCCGAACTCGAGCAGTTTGCCTACATAGCCAGTCACGATTTGCAGGAACCACTCCGGAAAATTCAGGTCTTTACTAAACTGATACGCAAGAGACTTTCGCTGGAAGATGAAGAAAGCCAGGTGTATGCTGACAGAGTGATTGCTTCTGCAAATCGTATGTTGCAGCTGGTGAATGATATTCTGAAGTATTCAAAAGTAGCCCACATAGAGTTAACCTTTGAACAGACAGATTTGAATACGATTGTACAGGAAGTCCTGGCAGATTTTGAACTTTTAATTGCAGAGAAAGAGGCTGTAGTTTCTGTTGACCCGTTACCTGTTATTGAAGCTGTCCCTTTACAGATGAATCAGCTTTTTTATAATCTGCTTGGGAATGCATTGAAGTTTACCAGGCAGAAGCCTACAGTAGAAATACAATACCACTATATAGCCGAAGAAGACGCAGAAGCCTATGGATTTCTACAGACAGATATTGCCTATGCCCACATTGTTCTGATTGATAACGGAATTGGCTTTGATTCAGAACATGCCGAACGAATCTTTACTATCTTCCAGCGGCTTAATCCGGATGGTGGATTTGAGGGTAATGGAATTGGACTGACTATCTGTAAAAGAATTGTGGAGAATCATAGTGGACATATAAGAGCAAATGGAGTAGAGAATGAAGGAGCTGTGTTTGAGATTTTTCTGCCAATTACACAGTCATCTATTCTTTAG
- a CDS encoding sensor histidine kinase, with amino-acid sequence MHLPDQIPTPSENSAHSQIIHDPIFNAIPGNHLLLLPDAPRFTIAAVSDDYLSAFGVNRELLLGQGVFEVFFSDSRDEVISIQLLQSLAQVLQTRQPNMMSDQSYQHTHPLTGVTETRFWRPSNKPVLDNQGQVSHIIHTTEDVTHSRQLVQASQAREYLQTILNLCKEPVQVLEPVFENDQIVDFTFALTNKAYAAYANATPEQLEGKRVGEVFPGYLETISFTNPVQTYTTGEPLTFEIHYDKDGLDLYNLMSTFKLNDQVVIHFTDFTNLKHLQFQLEDKIVELKGSNQRLEDFAHAASHDLKEPVRKIQAFSKLLKSTLGVRLGESESALFDRMLLATDRMNTLIEALLAYSEVDQQVVLPETFSFNEVVAQVLTDLDFQVDQAKATIQVGVLCEIKGYRSQWEQAFQNLLSNALKYIRSDVEPLIDIDCISVSGKEVTYPIAESKRGKDFYMLRIADNGIGFEQADAERIFNVFTRLHGVSEYKGSGIGLATVKKVVTTHGGYIWADSKPNEGATFYILLPKN; translated from the coding sequence ATGCATTTACCTGATCAAATACCAACACCATCAGAAAACAGCGCCCATTCACAGATCATCCATGATCCGATCTTTAATGCAATACCAGGTAATCACCTGTTATTGCTACCCGATGCCCCCCGATTTACTATTGCAGCAGTTTCGGATGATTATCTATCTGCATTTGGGGTAAATAGAGAATTGTTACTTGGTCAGGGGGTGTTTGAGGTATTTTTTAGTGATAGTCGTGATGAGGTTATTTCCATTCAACTCCTGCAATCTCTGGCACAGGTGTTACAAACCAGGCAACCCAATATGATGTCGGATCAGTCTTACCAGCATACTCATCCATTGACAGGCGTCACAGAAACCCGTTTCTGGCGCCCTAGCAATAAGCCGGTGCTAGACAACCAGGGACAGGTATCCCATATTATTCATACAACTGAGGATGTTACTCATTCGAGGCAGCTGGTGCAAGCCAGTCAGGCCAGAGAGTACCTGCAAACTATTCTCAACCTCTGTAAAGAGCCGGTACAAGTACTGGAACCTGTTTTTGAAAATGATCAGATTGTTGACTTTACTTTTGCTCTGACTAATAAGGCCTATGCTGCCTATGCAAACGCGACTCCTGAGCAACTGGAAGGAAAGCGGGTAGGTGAAGTATTTCCCGGCTATCTGGAAACGATCAGCTTTACAAATCCTGTTCAAACCTATACTACAGGTGAGCCGCTTACCTTTGAGATTCATTATGATAAGGATGGACTGGACTTGTATAACCTGATGAGCACATTCAAGCTTAACGATCAGGTGGTGATTCACTTTACCGACTTTACTAACCTGAAACACTTACAGTTTCAGTTGGAAGATAAAATTGTTGAGCTCAAAGGTTCCAATCAGCGCCTGGAAGACTTTGCCCATGCCGCTTCCCATGATTTAAAAGAGCCTGTCCGGAAAATACAAGCGTTTTCCAAACTGTTAAAATCTACCCTTGGTGTGCGGCTGGGAGAAAGCGAAAGTGCTCTTTTTGACCGGATGCTATTGGCTACGGACCGTATGAATACACTAATTGAAGCCCTGTTAGCCTATTCAGAAGTAGATCAACAAGTGGTGTTACCAGAAACGTTCTCATTCAATGAGGTAGTTGCTCAGGTACTTACAGATCTGGATTTTCAGGTGGATCAAGCCAAAGCCACTATTCAAGTGGGTGTATTGTGTGAGATAAAAGGCTACCGAAGTCAATGGGAGCAAGCTTTTCAGAATTTGCTTAGCAATGCACTCAAGTACATTCGCTCTGATGTGGAGCCATTGATTGATATAGATTGCATTAGTGTATCAGGAAAAGAGGTAACCTACCCTATTGCCGAAAGCAAGAGAGGAAAAGACTTTTATATGCTACGTATTGCTGATAATGGAATTGGCTTTGAACAAGCCGATGCAGAACGCATTTTCAACGTGTTTACCCGCCTGCACGGTGTTTCTGAGTATAAAGGCTCAGGCATAGGTTTAGCAACAGTCAAAAAAGTAGTAACTACACATGGTGGTTACATCTGGGCTGATAGCAAACCTAATGAGGGTGCAACCTTCTATATACTATTACCTAAAAACTAA
- a CDS encoding mechanosensitive ion channel family protein: MTKILIQQFICIALDFVYQFVKRKDRSDSLVIVTFRSKQMGVIPDYTISANTFQQVRHRKRYPYFLLILVCLTLQVFPKRAEAVVAKPKENTKGPSITVDSLVSQIESMYTTLNRINFRNRRGFATREIDQYLPEVKSNIQIIRENLALYKQVINIKNLETMSVLLKDMKSDLEEWRKTLIQHSKDLKEMNQQLVELSRDFNLRIQQTSDTSVSHLYTTELKELKEKWVKSRKATSENIAKINHLQAVVSDNYFESIELQNEVRDMLRQSATKTAGKEYDFLWETPGSVKQDDAIPQMARKSYEGQRKILKYYIDKNGSSRLGILALGGLFFWWVFSNFRKIDKLQATEALSDIKIQYLKRIPVISTLVVILILAPFIDLHPPSAYVDMMQFFLLITLTVFIWRNWPTNLFYYWLAIIVFYVLFLITNNFLAPTLGPRLLLLALNVASVVFGLLFFSRIRKALSIVRFVRVVSIIYIVFNVLSILLNLFGRLSLAKTYSMTAIFGITQIIGLAVFIQLLTEAIQLHLKKSQLSKGIASRFDQEKIQKVLNKGLLIIAIVFWVVIFTINLNMYSMVFGSLERLLTRPRSLGNTSFTLGNVLLFFAIIYISNLLQKNIGLFFGETDDETIPDKKGSRLVVMRLILLLLGFLLAIAASGLPIDKITIILGALGVGIGLGLQNIVNNLVSGVILIFERPFEIGDSIEVASKKGRVKDIGIRSSRLITAEGSEIIVPNGDLLSGHVVNWTLNNNHVRIEMIFKVGTGVDLETVKSYLQEEIMKNPNILSTTPPDILLSGISEKSFEIKVLFWISNIRKEQVIKSEILTSVYKRFVEQSVPII, encoded by the coding sequence ATGACAAAAATCCTGATTCAGCAGTTTATCTGTATAGCACTGGATTTTGTTTATCAATTTGTGAAAAGAAAGGATAGAAGTGATTCTTTAGTTATTGTAACATTTCGATCAAAACAGATGGGTGTTATCCCAGACTATACAATCTCTGCCAATACCTTTCAGCAGGTAAGACACAGGAAGAGATATCCCTATTTTCTCTTGATTTTGGTTTGTCTGACTTTGCAGGTATTTCCGAAAAGAGCGGAGGCAGTCGTTGCCAAACCGAAGGAAAATACAAAAGGTCCTTCTATAACCGTAGATAGTCTGGTCAGTCAGATTGAGTCTATGTATACTACACTAAACCGTATCAATTTTCGTAATCGGCGTGGTTTTGCAACCAGAGAGATCGATCAGTATCTGCCTGAGGTTAAGTCTAACATTCAGATTATACGCGAGAATCTGGCACTTTACAAACAGGTAATAAATATCAAGAACCTGGAAACCATGTCTGTATTGCTGAAAGACATGAAGAGTGATCTGGAAGAGTGGCGTAAAACGCTGATTCAGCATAGTAAAGATCTGAAAGAAATGAATCAACAACTAGTTGAGCTTTCTCGTGACTTTAACCTGCGAATCCAGCAAACTTCTGATACCAGTGTGAGTCATCTATATACAACAGAATTAAAAGAATTAAAAGAAAAATGGGTAAAGTCCCGCAAAGCCACCAGTGAGAATATAGCTAAAATCAATCACCTGCAGGCTGTAGTTTCGGACAACTACTTTGAAAGTATAGAACTTCAGAACGAAGTACGGGATATGTTGCGACAGTCTGCCACAAAGACTGCCGGGAAAGAATATGATTTCTTATGGGAAACACCAGGTTCTGTAAAACAGGACGATGCCATTCCACAGATGGCCCGCAAATCATATGAAGGACAACGAAAAATCTTAAAATACTATATCGATAAAAACGGGAGTAGCCGTTTGGGTATACTGGCTCTGGGAGGATTATTCTTCTGGTGGGTGTTTTCTAACTTCCGGAAGATTGACAAACTACAGGCAACTGAAGCACTTTCGGATATAAAAATTCAATACCTGAAACGTATCCCTGTCATTTCCACACTGGTAGTCATTCTGATTCTGGCACCATTTATTGATCTGCATCCACCTTCTGCCTATGTGGATATGATGCAGTTCTTTTTGCTCATTACGCTTACAGTATTTATCTGGCGTAACTGGCCAACGAATCTGTTTTATTACTGGCTGGCAATCATTGTATTCTATGTTCTATTCCTGATTACCAACAACTTCCTTGCTCCAACACTAGGGCCAAGACTTTTGTTACTGGCATTGAATGTGGCTTCTGTGGTGTTTGGATTGTTGTTCTTCTCCCGTATACGCAAGGCATTATCCATTGTACGGTTTGTTCGTGTCGTATCTATTATCTACATTGTATTTAACGTTCTCTCCATTCTGCTTAACTTGTTTGGACGACTGAGTCTGGCCAAGACCTATAGCATGACTGCTATTTTTGGTATTACTCAAATCATAGGGTTGGCTGTGTTTATCCAATTGTTAACAGAAGCGATTCAATTGCATTTAAAGAAAAGCCAGCTTTCCAAAGGCATCGCTTCCCGATTTGATCAGGAAAAGATACAGAAGGTGCTTAACAAAGGGCTTTTGATCATAGCTATTGTGTTCTGGGTGGTCATCTTTACTATCAATCTAAATATGTATAGTATGGTGTTTGGCTCACTGGAACGCCTGCTTACTCGTCCACGATCATTAGGGAACACTTCCTTTACCTTAGGGAATGTTCTGTTGTTCTTTGCCATTATCTATATTTCCAACTTATTGCAAAAGAACATTGGACTTTTCTTTGGTGAGACTGATGATGAAACTATTCCAGACAAAAAAGGTTCTCGTCTGGTAGTGATGCGCCTGATTCTGTTGTTACTAGGATTCTTACTGGCCATTGCCGCATCTGGGTTGCCTATTGATAAAATCACCATTATTCTGGGAGCTTTGGGTGTCGGTATTGGTTTGGGTTTACAGAATATCGTTAACAACCTGGTGTCTGGTGTGATCCTTATTTTCGAACGTCCGTTCGAAATTGGCGATTCTATTGAAGTTGCCAGCAAAAAAGGGCGGGTAAAAGACATTGGTATCCGTTCCAGCCGACTTATTACTGCAGAAGGCTCTGAGATTATTGTGCCCAATGGAGACTTGTTATCAGGTCATGTGGTGAACTGGACATTGAACAACAACCATGTGCGTATAGAAATGATATTTAAGGTAGGCACAGGGGTAGATCTGGAAACAGTGAAATCGTATTTGCAGGAAGAGATTATGAAAAACCCGAATATCCTGTCCACAACGCCGCCGGACATACTACTTAGCGGAATTTCCGAGAAAAGCTTTGAGATTAAAGTCTTGTTCTGGATTAGCAATATCCGAAAAGAGCAAGTTATAAAAAGCGAAATACTAACCAGTGTCTATAAGCGATTTGTAGAACAATCCGTGCCGATTATCTGA
- a CDS encoding fatty acid desaturase, with amino-acid sequence MTHTEILRTVKWKDLQQLSIREMLIENNLTIPWALISWLFAFYGYYMLALPFSAFFFLTALRQVHNGFHNSLGTNKTLTWLSLYINSILMMVSIHAVKYNHIRHHKYCLSEEDYEGKSAGMTWYGAILYGPVHMFLIHKVTLQLANKKYVRNVLLELFSVAVFVGVIFYFNIAFLIYHCIVMLIGEFLMAFFAVWTVHHDTHEAPEIARTQRGTWKNKLTFSMFYHLEHHLFPAVPTIKLPELAKRIDDALPELNKKQTF; translated from the coding sequence ATGACTCACACAGAAATACTTCGTACCGTAAAATGGAAAGACCTGCAGCAGCTATCTATTCGGGAGATGCTGATCGAGAATAACCTGACTATTCCCTGGGCATTGATTTCATGGTTATTTGCCTTTTATGGTTATTATATGCTGGCTTTGCCCTTCTCGGCTTTTTTCTTTTTAACAGCTCTGCGACAGGTACACAATGGATTTCACAATTCTTTGGGAACCAACAAAACACTCACCTGGCTGTCATTGTATATCAATAGCATACTGATGATGGTTTCTATTCATGCGGTAAAGTATAACCATATCAGGCATCATAAATATTGTTTGTCAGAAGAGGATTATGAAGGGAAATCGGCAGGTATGACCTGGTATGGTGCTATTCTGTATGGTCCTGTACATATGTTTCTGATACATAAAGTGACTTTGCAACTGGCAAATAAAAAGTATGTACGCAATGTATTACTTGAGCTTTTCTCTGTGGCAGTTTTTGTGGGTGTTATCTTCTATTTTAATATTGCGTTTTTGATCTATCATTGCATTGTTATGTTGATTGGCGAATTTCTGATGGCGTTTTTTGCCGTATGGACTGTACACCATGATACACATGAAGCACCAGAAATTGCCAGAACCCAAAGAGGAACATGGAAAAATAAACTAACATTCAGTATGTTTTATCATCTGGAACACCATCTGTTTCCTGCTGTACCTACAATAAAGTTACCAGAACTAGCCAAACGGATTGATGATGCCTTGCCTGAACTGAACAAGAAGCAAACTTTTTGA
- a CDS encoding response regulator, translating into MKQNTFFLLIAEDDPDDRDMLRMVLKENFPHWQYYVANNGQLLLDYLTNRPLDLPPVSLIMLDINMPIKDGVETLIALRRCHNYTQLPIVAYSTSKTIQGVHTFMQAGGTAYFQKPCDLEEMIDIFSGLSELVPVSQGR; encoded by the coding sequence ATGAAGCAAAATACTTTCTTTCTTTTAATTGCTGAGGATGATCCAGATGATAGAGACATGTTGCGTATGGTACTCAAAGAAAATTTCCCCCACTGGCAATATTATGTTGCTAACAATGGACAACTATTACTGGATTATCTGACAAATCGGCCTCTGGATTTACCTCCTGTTTCACTGATCATGCTTGATATCAATATGCCCATTAAAGATGGTGTAGAGACATTGATCGCCTTAAGAAGGTGTCACAATTATACTCAGTTGCCTATCGTTGCTTATTCTACATCAAAAACTATACAGGGTGTACATACCTTTATGCAGGCAGGTGGAACAGCTTATTTTCAGAAACCTTGTGATCTGGAAGAAATGATAGACATATTTTCCGGTTTATCTGAATTGGTGCCTGTTTCCCAGGGTCGGTAG